Within Candidatus Thermoplasmatota archaeon, the genomic segment GCGTTCGCGGCGTTCGGGGTCGTGGCGGACCGCGCGAGCTCGCGCTCGACGACGAGGACGAGGGCGACCGCGACGGCGACCTTCGCGATCGGGAACAGGATGCCGTCGCCGCCCGCAAGCAGGATGGCCTCGCTCACGGGGTGCTTCTCCAGGTACAGCTGGCCGGACATCTGGCCGAACGGGTCCGAGACGCTGATCCACGTCGCGACGCCGTCCCACGCCTGGCCGAAGACGATCGCGAGGTTCACGGGGTCCGCGACGCGCGCGAGGAGCGGCCCGCCCCACCGCCGCACGGCGAGGCCGACGCCGGCCGTCGCAAGCACCGCGAGGACGAGCACGGTCGCGGCCGGGACGGGGTTCGCGGCGGCGAGGCCGGGCGGCGTCCAGCCGGCCCCGAGCGCGTCGGTCGCCACCAGCGCGAGCGCGGCCGCAAGGGGCGGCATCGTGAGCGCGAAGAGCGCGGGACGCACGCCGCCGTCCGAGGCGGCGCGTCGTGCGAGGCGCGCATAGGCCGCAAGACCGGCCGCGGCGCCGACCAAAAGGCCCGCGACGCCGACCGTCACGAGCGGCGCGACGACGTCCGGCTGGGCGAGGAGGAAGACGAGCGCGAGGAGCGCGACCTCCGCCGCGAGCGCGACCGCGAAGGCGCGCGTCTGCCAGCGGGCGCCGCGCGCGCGGCGGCGCGCGAGGAAGAGCCCGACGCCGATGGGCCCGAAGAAGAGCCACGCGAGCTGGTAGTACGCGAAGGGCGCGATCCAGAGGAACGCGAAGAGGCCCGATTCGCAACCGCCGGGCGCGAGCGTGCCGGGGCGGCAGAAGCCGCCCGCGTCCTCGACGACGCGCATCGTGATGCCGAAGAGGAACGTGGGCGCGTACGCGACGATGAACGGGCCGTCGAGCGCCACGTCGAAGCGGCGCACGAACCCGACGTAGACGATCGCGAGGGAGACGAGGCCGGTCGCCGCGACGAGGAGCTCCGCGACGGGCGTGTAGCCCGCCGCCGCGGCGACGCCCTCGACGCCCACGCAGGCGGGTTCCCCCGCGACGAGCGCGCCGCGCGTGATGGCGCCGTCGGGCGCGAGGCACGCGGCGGGCCATTGCCGCACGTCCGCGACGGCGCTTCCGACGAGGTGCGGCCACAGGAACCCGTCGTAGGTCGCCCTCGGGGCGAGGGCCATCCCCAGGGCGACGGCGAGGGCGAGGAGGGTCGAGAGGAAGGCGGCGACGGTCCAGGGATGGGCAAGGAGCCACGCCGCCGGCCTCCGGAGCACGCCGCGCGATGCGGTCGCCGGCTGATAAGCGCTTTGAGCCCGTCGGTCCCGCGCTCCTTTCGACGTTTGCCCCGTGAGCTTTGTCCCGTCTCCCGCGGCCGGGTCTTCCGATGACCCCTCGGAGTCTCTTCGACACCTGCCCCGACTGCGGCGGTTTCGCGCGGGTCGAATCGGCCAATCGGGAGCGCGAGCGCGTGGCGCGCGCCCTCTGCCGCGGATGCGGGTGGCGCGGCGTCGTCGCGGCCGGGGCGCATCGACCGGCCCTTCACCCGAAATCCTGATACGGATCGCGAACGAGGACACCCTCATGGAATGGGAAGGGCGCGACCTTCACCCGGACATGATGGGAAATCTCTCCCTCCCGGCCCGAAGGACGCTCGAGAACCTTCTTGTCTACAAAGCGGTTTTCACGGGGGCCGGCTTCCGCGCTTTCGCCGAATGCATGGCGGACGAGGACGTCGGCGGCAGGCTTGCGAGGATCTCGCGCGACAGCGTGATGGAGGGCGCCGCGGTCGCCGAGGCCTTGGCCGCGTGGGACCGTCTTCCTGGCGCCGACCGCCGTCTCGACGAGCTTGCGCGCGAGACGCAGACGCGACTCGTGTCGGACCTCATCCGTTTCAAGAAGGCCGTGACGGAGGCGGGCCTCCACGTCGCGATGGCCGCGCCGACGTCCGAGCTGAGGGATGCGCTCGTCGAGCTCGTCGACCTCGACCGGCGGCATGCCGACGATCTCAGGACCGTCGTGGGGCAAAAAACGATCTCGGAGCGCGCTTCGGGCATGACGCGCCAGAGCCTCGGGGCGCACGACGGACGCCGGTCGCGGTCGAGCCTCGGCGCCACGATCGAGGAGACGATCGAGACCCTTCGCTCGGAAGGCGCAAAGCCGACGCGGCTCGTCCTTGCGCCGGATGCCGTGCGTCACCTCCGCGACGAAGGGGCGATCGGAGCTGACGCGCGCGCGTTCGGCCTATCGGTCGACGTCGATCTCGGATGGAGCGGCGAGGCCTTCGCGATCGTCACGGAAGCGCGCATCGCCTACGCGGAGATCGTATCCGCGGTGAGGAGCGAGGGTCCGGCGGCGCCGTAACGCCAGCGGAAAACGGGGCTGGCCGGGTCCTCGCCCCCTCGAAAATCGTTCTTCTTTATGCATGAAGGAGACCGGAAGGAATGCCGGATGGGCGACGTCCGGTTCTCCCGCATCTACGACCGCATCGCGAGCGCGCCCGAACCCGTGCGCGTGCTCTCCTCGCTTTCCGACGACGAGGTCGTCCAGGCGCTCGCGGCCGCCTCGCGCGAGCACGACCCTTATCTCGCGAATGTCCTTGGGACCGAGGCGATGAACCGGATGCGCGTCCACGGCGCCGCGCTCACGACCATGAACGAAGGTCTCATCGTGCTCGACGAGACCGGCTGCCTCACCTACATGAATCCGGCCGCGGAGGCCATGTTCGGGTGGTCGACCGGGGAGCTCGCCGGACGCCGGCTCCACGACGTCGTCCACGCCTGGGACGTCCACGGCAGGCCTGTGGACTTCGACGCCTGTCCCATCATGCGCGACGTTTTTGCGCGGCGCCCGGTCAAGGCGCGATCGGACGTCTTCACCCGCAAAGGGGGCGAGCGCCTGCCGATCGAATACTCGAGTGCCCCCATCGTTCGCGATGGAATCCTTGAAGGGGCCGTGCTCGTCGTCACGGACACGCGCGAACGTCAGCGCGCAGAGTTCGCGCTGCGCGAAAGCGAGGAACGGTACCGCTCCTTCTTCGCGAACCACCCGGATGCGATCTTCTCGATCGGTCCGGACGCGCGCTTCGTTGCGATCAATCCCGCCGCCGAGCGCATCTCCGGATACCCGGCCGAGGAGATGCTCGGAAAGCCGTTCCTCCCGCTTGTCGCCGAGGAGGATCTCGATCGCGTCCTCGGCGCGTTCGCCCGCGTTCTCACAGGCTCGTCCGAAACGATCGAGTTCGCGATCGTCCGGAAGGACGGGCGCCGCGCGAACGTGGTCGTCACCGGCACCCCGATGCGCATCGGGGGCGAGATCGCGGGCGTCCACGGCACCGCGAAGGACGTGACCTTCGAGCACGGCGCCAAGGCCGCGCTCGCGTCGCGCGCGCTGCGTCAACGGTTCCTCGCGCGTCTCGGCGAGGAGGTCCTCGCCGCCGACGACCTCTCGCCCGTCCTCCACCGCGCGATGGCCGAGCTCGCGTCCGTTCTCGGCGTCGATCTCGCGAAGGTGCTCGAGCTCGAACCCCGGGGCGAGTCCCTCATGCTCCGCGCGGGCCACGGCTGGCGCGACGGCCTCGTGGGAATCGCCACGGTCGGGACCGGCCTCGATTCGCAGGCCGGCTTCACGCTCGCCGTGGGCGGACCCGTCGTCGTGTACGACCTGCCGACCGAGGCGCGCTTCAGCGGCCCGCCCCTTTTGCGCGAGCACGACGTCGTGAGCGGCATGAGCGTCGTGATCCGCACCCCGGCTTCCGTCTACGGCGTCCTCGGCGTCCACACGACGCGACCGCGCGCCTTTTCGACGGAGGACGTGGACTTCCTCGTCTCCGTCGCGAACGTCATCGGCTTCGCGATCGACCGCGAGCGCTCGGACCGCGAGCGCGCCGAGAACGATGCGCGCATGCGCATCCTGTTCGACGGCGTCCGCGAACACGCGATCATCCTCGTGGGCCAGGATGGACGCATCGAACGCTGGAACAGCGGCGCCGAGTCGATCTTCGCCGTCCCCGCCTCCGACGCGGAATCCAAGCCCTTCGTCGAGTTCTTTCCGCCCGAGGCCCGGGCCGCGGTCCGCGACGGAATCGCGGCAGCCTCCCGAGACGGGCGGCACGTCGCGACCGTGGTCGTTCGGCCGGGGGGAGCGGAAGGCAAGCCCGCGGAGATGACGACGACGGCGCTCCCGGACGGCGAGGGGCGGCGGGGCTTCGCGATCATCCTTCGCAGGCTCGCGCCCACGGGTGAAGACGCGCTCAAGAGAGCGAAGGCCGACCTCGAGGCCCGGGCCCGCGAGCGCTCCCGCGAGCTCGCGCTCGCCCACCAGGACCTCGAGGCCTTCAGCTACACCGTCGCCCACGACCTCCGGGCGCCGCTTCGCGGCATCGAGTACTTCAGCGGCCTCCTGGTCGAGGACCACGCGAAAGAGCTTGGCGAAGAGGGCCGCGAGATCCTCGCGCGCTTGCGTTCGGAGGCGACGAGGGGGTCGCGGCTCGTGAGCGATCTCCTTGACCTCGCCCAGGTCAAGCGCGCTCCGCTCGTCGTCGAGGACCTCGATTTCTCGACCATGGCGGAGGAGATCGCGCGAGACCTGAGCGGCCGCGAGCCCGATCGCCGCGTTCGATGGAAGATCGAGCCCGGCCTTCGCGCGCGCGGCGACCCTCAGCTTCTCAGGCAGGTCTTCGACAATCTCATCGGCAACGCCTGGAAATACACGGCGGGCCGGGACGACGCGACCATCGCGGTCGGCGCCCGCGACGAGGCGGGCACGCGCGTGTACGAGGTCGCCGACAACGGCGCGGGCTTCGATCCGCGTCGCGCGGCGGAGCTGTTCAAGCCGTTCGCGCGCCTGCACACGCGCTCCGAATTCGAGGGCACGGGCGTGGGCCTCGCGATCGTGGCGCGCATCGTGGAGCGGCACGGCGGCCGCGTCGCCGCCTCGAGCCCGGGACCGGGCCGCGGCGCGACGATGTCGTTCACGCTCGGTTGAACGTCATTCGAGCCGGCCCACGTGGTCGCAGTCGCGGACGGACTCCGGGACGAGGACGCCCGCGGCCTCGTACTGGATCTCCGTCTTATCCGTACAGACCGTGAAGCCGGTCGGCATCGTCCCCTCGGGGAACCAGAGGTACTCCCCGGCCGTCCAGTGACCGTCCTCGGTGCCGGCCACGACGGTCATCTGGCGGCGGTGCGTCTCGGTGCCCCGGAGGATGTGCTGCTCCCCGAGATATTCCGTGAGGACGCAATTGTTCGTCGGGAGCCGGATGACGCAGGGCCCCTGGGCGGGGACGCCCGCGGTGGCGAACACGTACACCCCCGCCTGGCCCCAGGTTCCGTCGGGGGTGACGGTGATGAACTGGGCCGTTCCCCCCGCAGCGTTGCGAGCGTTCCACGGAACGAATTCGCCCGCGGGATCG encodes:
- a CDS encoding DUF63 family protein, whose protein sequence is MLRRPAAWLLAHPWTVAAFLSTLLALAVALGMALAPRATYDGFLWPHLVGSAVADVRQWPAACLAPDGAITRGALVAGEPACVGVEGVAAAAGYTPVAELLVAATGLVSLAIVYVGFVRRFDVALDGPFIVAYAPTFLFGITMRVVEDAGGFCRPGTLAPGGCESGLFAFLWIAPFAYYQLAWLFFGPIGVGLFLARRRARGARWQTRAFAVALAAEVALLALVFLLAQPDVVAPLVTVGVAGLLVGAAAGLAAYARLARRAASDGGVRPALFALTMPPLAAALALVATDALGAGWTPPGLAAANPVPAATVLVLAVLATAGVGLAVRRWGGPLLARVADPVNLAIVFGQAWDGVATWISVSDPFGQMSGQLYLEKHPVSEAILLAGGDGILFPIAKVAVAVALVLVVERELARSATTPNAANAVGFLRILLLALGLVPGLRNTLRLALGV
- a CDS encoding PAS domain S-box protein — translated: MGDVRFSRIYDRIASAPEPVRVLSSLSDDEVVQALAAASREHDPYLANVLGTEAMNRMRVHGAALTTMNEGLIVLDETGCLTYMNPAAEAMFGWSTGELAGRRLHDVVHAWDVHGRPVDFDACPIMRDVFARRPVKARSDVFTRKGGERLPIEYSSAPIVRDGILEGAVLVVTDTRERQRAEFALRESEERYRSFFANHPDAIFSIGPDARFVAINPAAERISGYPAEEMLGKPFLPLVAEEDLDRVLGAFARVLTGSSETIEFAIVRKDGRRANVVVTGTPMRIGGEIAGVHGTAKDVTFEHGAKAALASRALRQRFLARLGEEVLAADDLSPVLHRAMAELASVLGVDLAKVLELEPRGESLMLRAGHGWRDGLVGIATVGTGLDSQAGFTLAVGGPVVVYDLPTEARFSGPPLLREHDVVSGMSVVIRTPASVYGVLGVHTTRPRAFSTEDVDFLVSVANVIGFAIDRERSDRERAENDARMRILFDGVREHAIILVGQDGRIERWNSGAESIFAVPASDAESKPFVEFFPPEARAAVRDGIAAASRDGRHVATVVVRPGGAEGKPAEMTTTALPDGEGRRGFAIILRRLAPTGEDALKRAKADLEARARERSRELALAHQDLEAFSYTVAHDLRAPLRGIEYFSGLLVEDHAKELGEEGREILARLRSEATRGSRLVSDLLDLAQVKRAPLVVEDLDFSTMAEEIARDLSGREPDRRVRWKIEPGLRARGDPQLLRQVFDNLIGNAWKYTAGRDDATIAVGARDEAGTRVYEVADNGAGFDPRRAAELFKPFARLHTRSEFEGTGVGLAIVARIVERHGGRVAASSPGPGRGATMSFTLG